TGAGGAGATTATAAATAATACAAATATCCACCCTCAAGAGGCTATTATTAAACTTAAAGCGCAAAAAAAGGCTTTCAAACAAATTGATAAAGATTCTATCGTGCATATAGAATCTTTACTAAGCAAAAAAGATATAGGCGTGCCAAGCGGCACTTCACTGCTTAATGCAGTAGGATTTAGCCACAATATCGCCAAAGAGCTAGCTAGTGCGATTATTAGTATCCAAAAAACATATTTAGAGGAAGAAGAAGCCATAAATACTATAAGCGATAGCGGGAGCATTGATGAGGAGTAAATACATTATCTTTTTTATCGCTTTTGCTATTGCATTAGTAGTGCTTATACTAGGCATTAGAGCCTATTTATCGGCGCTACCTAAAGAAAACCAAGTAGGTCAAGCGGTAGTCTTACCAAGCCTAGAGTGGCTTAAGCATAAATACGCCAACGCTAGCCCCAAGCAGTGGGGCGAGCATTTTGAGGGCATTACTTCTCTCTTGCCAGATAGCCAAACGCCTGTGGTGTATCTTACCTTTGATGCGTGTAGTGGCGCGTATGATAGGGATTTAATCAATTATTTAATTGAGCAGCAAGTAGAGGCGACTTTATTTATTAATTCGCGCTGGATTGATAAGCATTTGGAGGATTTTTTAATCCTTGCGCAAAATCCGCTTTTTTCTATCCAAAATCACGGCACAAAGCATCGCCCATTAAGCGTTAATGGCAAATCTATCTATAACATCAAAGGCACAGATTCTATACAGGGCGTGTATGAGGAGATTATGGATAATGATAGAAAAATCTTTGAGCTTACTGGCAAAAGGGCGCGCTATTTCCGCTCTGGCACGGCATATTATGATGAAGTGGCAGTGAGCATTGCTAAAGATTTAGGATACAAAATCGGGGGATTTGATGTGCTAGGCGATGGCGGCGCTACATTTTCTAAAAAGCACATTATCCACCAAGCCCAAAAAGCGCGTAATGGCTCTATTATTATCTATCATTTAAATCAGCCTCAAAGCGAGACATTTGAGGGAATTAAAGAGGTTGTGCCATTGCTTAGGGAGAAGGGCTTTACCTTTAAAAAGCTACCCTAGATTCTGTATTTTATAGAATCTAGCCTTATTTTGGGCTGCAAAGTGAGCGTGATGAAAAATGCAAGCGCGATTTTGTTTCTTAAAATTACATTGCATACGCATTGTGTATTTAAAATGAGATATTTAAACTAAACAACACATATTTTAAGATACAATCCTACCATCTTGCTTTATAAGGGGGTTCTTATGGGTTTTCTCACAGATTTAAGTGAAGGCACGCAGTTTGCCATTCAGCTGGTTGTAGTATTGGCGTGTTTGTTCTATGGCGCTAGGAAAGGTGGTATTACGCTAGGGCTTTTGGGTGGGATTGGCATTATTGTGCTTGTCTTTGCTTTTCATATAAAGCCCGGAAAGCCCGCTATTGATGTGATGCTTACTATTTTGGCTGTGGTGGTGGCAAGTGCGACCTTGCAGGCAAGCGGGGGGCTAGATGTGATGCTACAAATTGCAGAGAGAATCTTGCGGAAAAATCCCAAATTTTTAACGATTTTAGCTCCATTTGTAACCTGTTTCCTCACTATTTTGTGCGGCACGGGGCATGTGGTATATACAATTATGCCAATTATTTATGATATTGCTATTAAGAACAACATACGCCCAGAGCGACCTATGGCGGCGGCTTCTGTATCCTCTCAAATGGGCATTATCGCTTCTCCTGTATCTGTGGCGGTGGTCAGTCTAACAGCGCTTTTGCTTAATGCCCCAAAGCCCCTGCATGGCTTTGATGGGTATATAAATTTATTGCAAATCACTATTCCTAGCACACTTTTTGGCGTGCTGATGATTGGGATTTTTAGCTGGTTTAGGGGTAAGGATTTGGATAAAGATGAGGAGTTTCAAGCCAAACTCAAAGACCCCGAATTTAGACAATATGTGTATGGGGATTCTAAAACTTTGCTCGGTGTGAAATTGCCTAAAAAAGATTGGGTAGCGATGTGGATATTTTTAGGCGCAATCGCTGCAGTTGCGCTCATTGGTGCATTTGATGCCTTAAAACCTACTTGGGGACAAAAGTATGATTATAAAGCGACCTTACATAGTGTGAATGGCGGTGATATTAGCATTAAATGGACGCCTGCTGGGGATAATAAAGGCACGCTAGATTTAAACTCTATAGGGCTTGGCTCTAAAAAAGGCGAAGATGGCAAGAGCGCGCTAGAGAGGGCTATAGAATCTGGACAGGCAGAAAAGCTGTATAAAAAAGACAAGCTAGGCAATCCTGAAATGGATAAAATTTCTATGGTGCATATCATACAGATGTTTATGCTGCTTGCTGGGGCTTTAATCATTATTTTTACCAACACAGATGCCAAAAAGATTGGCACAAATGAGATATTCCGCTCGGGTATGATAGCGCTTGTGGCTGTGTTTGGGATTTCATGGATGGCAGAGACTATGTTTGCGGTGCATACACCGATGATGAAAGCGGCACTAGGCGATGTGGTGAAAGCCTATCCTTGGACTTATGCGATTATGCTGCTTATCATTTCAAAATTTGTTAATTCTCAAGCAGCAGCGCTTGCGGCATTTGTGCCAATCGCTCTGGGTATTGGCGTGGAGCCGGGCATTATCGTAGCCTTTGCGGCGGCTTGCTATGGGTATTATATTTTGCCTACTTATCCTAGCGATTTAGCAACTATTCAATTTGATAGGACAGGCACTACGCATATTGGGCGATTTGTGATTAATCATAGTTTTATTTTACCCGGACTAATTGGCGTGTTTAGCTCCTGCTGTATTGGCTATGTGCTTGCAAAAGTGGCAGGATACATTTAAGGAGCAGTATGGCATATCTTTTACTCACAGGTGCAGCGGGCTATATCGGCTCGCACACGGCTTATTGTTTTTTAAAAAATACAAATTATCATCTAGTGATTTTTGATAATCTAAGCACGGGTTTTAGAGAGAATTTAGCTTATTTGCAGGAATGCTTTGCAGGGCGTGTAAGCTTTGTAGAGGGCGATTTAAGCGATATTAGCACAGTAGATTCTGTATTAGAGCGCTATAAGTTTGAGGCGGTTATACATTTTGCTGCCTCCATTGTGGTGGGCGAATCTGTGCTAGAGCCGCTTAAATATTACACTAATAACACGCTTAATACCACGCGTTTAATTGCTTCATGTGTGGCGCATAAAGTGCCAAAGTTTATTTTTAGCTCCACAGCGGCTGTGTATGGCGAGCCTGATATATCGCTTATCCCCATTGATGAGAATGCCCCGCTTTTGCCTATCAATCCTTATGGCGCTTCAAAGATGATGAGTGAGCGTGTATTAAAAGATAGCGCGCTTGCTTATGAGGGCTTTAAGTTTGTGATATTACGCTACTTTAATGTGGCTGGCGCGAGTATGGATAATACACAAGCCATTTTAAAGGCAAAAAAGGGTTTAGGGCAACGTAGTAAAAATGCCACTCATCTCATAAAAGTCGCGTGTGAATGTGCGTGTGGCAAGAGGGAGCGTATGAGTATTTTTGGTGTGGATTATCCTACTAAAGATGGCACTTGCATTCGTGATTATATTCATATTGATGATTTGGCAAGCGCGCATTTGGAGGCTTTGGCGTATTTAGATGGTGGGCAGTCAAATATTTTTAATGTAGGCTATTCACAAGGGTATAGTGTGAAAGAGGTGATTAAGGTAGTCAAGGAAGTGAGTGGGGTGGATTTTTGCGTGATAGAATCTGCGCGGCGTGAGGGAGACCCCATAGAGCTAAGTGCTAAAAATGATAAGATTCTATCCCTCACACAATGGAAGCCGCGCTTTAATAATCTTAGGCAAATTGTCCAAAGTGCGTATGACTGGGAGCGCTCGCTCGCATAAGAGAAGTTTTACCTTAAACGCTCGCATCGCAAAATTTTGTATGCTTAAAGCTTTTTAGTGTGGTGAGGTATTTGAGTATTTAAAGCAAGCGTTCAAGGCGTAGGCTAGATGATTAGAAAAGATTAACAGAATGTGCGTAGATTCTAATATGTTCTCTCCCAAAGGCTTGCAGAAGTTTATTGGTGATAAACTGCACTTTTTGCTCATCACTCAAAAATAGCTTAAACAGCCCATATTCTTGCCTGCCGCTTACCTGCTCGGAGGCACTCTCTAAAAGCGAGCTTGAGGCGTATTTAGCGCAATGGATATAGAAAAAATCATCATATCCATCTTCTAGCAACATATCGACGATAGAATCTTTTAAGGTATGTTTAAAATAAATATCAATACTAAAAGTTGGCTCGCCCATTATAGAATCCTTTAGAGTGGATTAGGCACATTCTGCCCGTAGGCAATCACTAAGCGCAGTTTAAAAATAGCCACGATATACATAACAATTGCGACAAATATAAAAATAAGTGTGGCAGTAAATGCCAGTGAAAGTATGACCGCAATCACGCTGCTTGCTCCCACAGAGGTAGCCAATATTATCGCGCCAACGCCTATGATAAGCAGCAGCACTAGACCAAAAAGCATCATTTTTGTGGATTTCAAAAACCATTTTTCATCGGTGATAAAGCTTAATTCTCTATTCATTTGATAAAAAATATATATCAAAACAGGTAGCGCAATGAGACAAAATAGCCCTACAAACCAGTCTTGCGCACCCACAGGTTCATAAGGCGTATCCACCAAGCTTAGGCAAAGAGTGCCAATGAGTGAAAAGACAAGCTGCGCGATACAGAGCTTAAAAAGGCGCGCCCTTAGAGCGAGCTTTGAGATATAAAAATAGGCAAAAAACATACATATTGTGCTAATAAAATTAATGATATACCCAAGCATATCAGGTGTTTTAAGCTCGGTATAATCATACATATCCATTGTAGCAAATGCGCCATACATCGCACCTATAGCAAACATTCCTATAAGCATAATAATAAATGAGGCTATCCATAATCTCTTTGCCTTGCGCAATGTAGGGGTGTTGTGTATATAGTGAATGGGAAATTGATTTTCAGGAAGTGGCGGCATATTGACTTGAAAAAGTGCCATAAAAAATCCTTTTTTTTAAAATAAAGCAGCGATTTTAGCACAAAAATCTTAGAGTTTAATAATTTTTGCCCCAAAGCCGCCCATATTAGCTGGCGCGTCCTCAAAGCTTAAAATTTTTGGGTGAGTGCTTAGAAAATCTCGCACGAGTTTGCTTAAAATTCCCGAGCCAATGCCATGATACACTAGCACTTCATCATATCCGGCAATGAGCGCGCTTGAGAGGAATTCATCAAGTTTTTCAATCGCCTCTTCACCGCGCATTCCATGCAAATCAAGCTTAATGTGTGCGCTTTTATTGTGGGTGACTTTGATTTGTGGCGTTTTGGGCGTGATTATAGGCGCGCTAGAAAAGCTTAAATGCTCTAACTTTTCTTTTAATTTAAAGCCACTATCAAGCTCCACTACGCCCATATTGCCATTTATGCTAAGAATGCGTCCTTTGGTATTTTTATACTTCACCCTATCGCCGACTTTAAGCTTTTTTGGCGGCTTTGGTGGCGTGGGATTGGGCGTTTGGGCTAAAATATGATGTGCGTTATTAAAGGCTTTGTGCATTTGTTTAGAATCTTGTGTCTTAAGCGCGGATTTAAGGGCTTGCGTAGCTTTGTGGTAGGTAGATTCTAAATTATGTTTTAGCTCCTCAAAGGCGCGCTTTTGTGCATACTCTTGTGCTTTAAGTCCCTCTAGTTTTTGCTCATAAGATGCAATGCTTGCCTGCAGCTCTTTTTGTTTGGCTTGCAAACTAAGCTCTAGTTCGCTTGAGCGCTCAATGAGTTCATTAAGCCGCTCTTTGTCCGCTCCATAAGCCGCCTTAGCCTGCGCGATGAGTGAAGAGGGAATGCCATAGATTTGCGCGCTCTCAAAGGCATAACTTTTCCCAATGCTTCCATCAAGAAAGCTAAAAAGCGGCTTTTGGGCTTGTATATCATACATCGCCGCACAGAGCTGCACGCGTGGATTGCTCGCCATAAGTGCGCTTAAATGCTTGTGGTGAGTGGTGAGCAGCACTTTTGCTTGATTTTGCAACAAATGTTCAAGCAGCACTTTATACAGGCTCGCGGCTTCATCAGCGTCCGTGCCTAACTCAATTTCATCAATGCCAAGCAAGAGATTTTGCGTATTAAGAATGCGTGAAAATTCAAGCATACGCCCAGCAAAGGTTGAAATATCATTTTTGCTATTTTGTGGGTCGCTGATAATAGCCACAATATGCTTAAAATAGGGGATTTGTGAATGGTGGGGGTTAATTTTTAATGGCAGGAGAAATTTTGATAAAAAGCAAGCACTAAGAATAGATTTTAAAAGCATAGTTTTCCCACCAGCATTCACGCCTGTAATCATTAGCACATCGCCTTTAAAGGCAATGCTTAAAGGTTTTGGATTCTGTAGGGCAGGGTGTGAAAACTCATGCAAAATAATATCTTTTTGCTTATGCTCCATTTGGTAGATAAATGAGAGATTATTCGCCCTAGCAAAGCTAAGCCGCGCATAAATATGGTCAAAAGTATCAAAAGCCATATTTAGAAATTTTAAAAATGCATGATGTTTTTTAAGCATTTGCGAAAAGTCTTTGCATATATCATACAAGCTAAGCTCTAGTGTGTCTTTTAGGGTGTTCTGCTCTTTTTTAAGTGCGATTATAGAATCTGGCATAAGGTAGAAAAAGCCGCTATTTGAGCGCTCTAATACCATACCTTTAATAGCGTGATTATAGCCAGCTTTAAGCAAAAGGCATTCATTTTGATTAATGTAGTGCAGGTTATTATCCACCAAATAAGGAGCAAGCGCGTTTGTGTGCAGGAGGCGTGAGATTTGCTCATCAATTTGTATTTTATTTTGCTTAATGCGCAACTTTAGGCTATCTAACTGCGCGTAAATGCCATCTTTAATCTGCCCATTACTATCAAAAATAGCGCGCATTTCATCTAGGGCTTTGGGGATAATGATTTTATCAAGCCACGCCTGCGCGCGCGGCGTAGATTCTAAGAGCGTCCTTTTAAGGTAGCAAAAATAATCCACAAGCTGCACAAAGGCAAAAATCTCTTCTAGCCTTAAAGTGCCATATTTTTGCAAATGCACAAGGGGTGTGTCAAGCTTTGGAAGCAGTGGGGGTGGAGCAAGCTCTATATTAAGCCCTTTATCAAGCTCTTGTAAAAGCGTGGCATAAAACTGCCTATCGCCCTCAAAAACAAATGATTTCTCGCGCGCAAAATATGAGCCAAAATGCGCTAAAAAATCATATATATCAAGCCTTGAGATGAGATTTTCATAGTGCATTGCATATTAGTCTTTATTATTTTTTATCTCACATGTTTGCAGCGGGATAATCACATACGCAAAGGGTGAATCTGCCTTGCCCTGAAAGCTCATCGTGCCATAGCTTAGCGTGAAATGCTCTCCACTCACCTGCAAGCTTTGCGTGCCATTTTTGCACTGCAGGGGCATATGATTTAAAAAAGCATTCTTTATAGAATCTAGCTTTTTAGATTCTGTATCTTGTAGCATATTATAAAGCCCAATAAGCAGCGCAATGCCAAGCAGCGATATGCCAAGGATTATTTTTGTTTTTTTAGAAAATTGCCCTTTGTTTTTGCCAATAAACAGCCCTATTAGCACAAAAAGCAATAAAGTCAGTATGAAAATCACATAGCCCATTACTTTTCTCCTCTTAATTGATAGGTAATATCGCCTGCACCAAGCCCTATGATAAGCGCATCTTGCAGAGTTTTAATATGTTCTTTATCATTATAAAGCTCGATATGTCCATTATTGAGTTTAAGATGTGTGGCAAATGTGGGGTTGTATTTGGCAAAAAGTGTAGCAAAATCAATATCAATATGCGCCTCTCCCGCCTTCCACACAGGCAAAATCACCAATTCATCGCAGCCATTTTCAAAACAGCGCACAAAAGATTCTAAATTATCTAGCACACGCGAATATTTATGCGGCTGCCAAATGGCAATCACTTTTGCATGAGGCTTAAGCGCATTATAAATAGCCACACTTTTAAGCGTAGCAGTAATTTCTGTAGGGTGATGCGCATAATCATCAATGATAGTCGTTTGCCCTTTACACAAAATATCAAAACGCTTCTTAATGCCCTTAAAATGCGCCAAATTTGCCTTTATAGAATCTAGTGCTTTTAAGCCTAGCTCATCTATGGCGCACAAAATCGCTAAAGCCGCATTTTGAGCTGTATGCTCGCCAAAGCCCCATACATGAAATGAGCCATAATCTTTAAGCTCAAAGCTGGTTTGTGGCTCATCATTGTGGAGATAAAATTGTATATTTTTAATATCCGTGCTCGGCTCAAGGGCGATAGATTCTATATTTTTAAGATTTTTTAAATATGGGTCGCTTAGGTTAAATACGCGCTTTTTGGCTTTATTTATAAACTCATCATACGCGCCGTAAAATTCTGTTAAATTATGATTATAGCTCTCCATATGCTCTGGCTCGGCATTAGGGATAATGGCAAAGTAGGGGTTAGAATTTAAAAAACTTTTATCAGATTCATCAGCTTCAAAAATAATGCATTCACTCTTTGCCTCGCGCACATTTGAGCCAAATTCTTTAGAATCTGCACCAATAATAGCGCCAAATTGAGGGAAAAGACTGCTTAAAATCGCACTTGTGGTGGATTTCCCATGTGCGCCGCATACGCTAAAAACGCGCTTTTCTTTTAAGATAAAGGCTAGCGCTTCTTTGCGGGAAAGCACTTTAATGCCTTTTTTGTGCGCTTCTTGCACTTCGATATTATCTGGCTTAATGATAGCGGAGTGTATGACTAAATCTTGATTAGTGATAGCTTGCGCGCTATGGGGGATATTAATCTCTACACCTTGCGCGCGCAAATACTTAGTGGCATTGCCCTCCGCAATATCTGAACCGCTAATCTCTACACCTTGCGCGCGTAAATACTTTGCCAAACCCGAAATGCCAATGCCACCAATGCCTATAAAATGTATTTTCATTTATTCCCCTATTTTAATGATTTGTAGTGATGTAGTGCATCTTTTAGGGCAAGTAGTGCCTTTTTAGTAGCGTCATTATCATACACAAGGGCTATTCTTACAAATCCTTTGCCCTCACTATTGCGCCCTAAATAACTGCCCGGCAGCGTAAGCACGCCATATTTTTCATACGCAAATTTACAAAAGTCCTCATCATCGCCCACTTCAAGCCATACATAAAAAGTATAAGGGCAGAGTTGCTGTTTATTCAAGCTTAGAATTTCGCGCGCTAAAGAGAGATTTTGCGCATAAATGTGGCGTATAGATTCTGGCGTGTGCATATCGCTCCACGCGATAGTAGCGGCTTTTTGCAATGGCAGGGGCAAGGCACAGCCCAAATATGTGCGGTAAAGGTTGTATTTTGCCAAAATGCTTTCATCACCAGCGATAAATCCACTGCGCAAGCCCGGCGCGGAAGAGCGCTTAGAAATAGAATTAAGCGCTAAAATATTTTTAAAAGTAGGATTGCCCGCGTGAATGCAAGCCTCAAGTATGCTAGGAGGCTTAGTGTGCTCATAAATCTCACTATAGCACTCATCATTAATAATGACAAAATCATACTCTAGCGCCTTTTGCACCCATTCACTCAAAGAGGGCAAATCAAGGATTCTGCCTGTGGGATTATTAGGAGAATTAAGAATGACTAAATCTACTTCTTTAAGCTCCTGCTCGCTAAGAAGTGGGCTAAAGTTATTTTTTTGAGTAAGATTCATAAGCACGATGCGCGCTTTTGCCGCAAGGGCAGCTCCCTCATAGATTTGATAAAAAGGATTAGGATAGGCAATAGTTGGCGTTTGCTTGCCAAATAAGTAAAATTGCGGAAAATTAAAAAGCACCTCACGCGTGCCAAAAGTAGGGATAATCTGCCCTAAGTGCAGCTCAAGCCCAAAGCGCGCGCGAATAAAGTCTAATTGCGCTCTTTTTAGCTCATCTTCGCCGCTTGATTTGGGATATTTATTAAGTAAAGGCGCGCTATCTTGCCAAGCTTTAATGATATTTGTCGGTGTGGGGAATTGCGGCTCGCCAATGGTGAGCGTAAAAAGTTGCTTTTCTTTGGGTGCTGTGCTTTGTGAGAGCAGCGCGCGCAGCTTTTCAAAGGGATAGGATTGAAATGTATCTAGCACAATATGTCCTTAAAATATTTGGGAAGTTTGCAGATTTGCAAAGGTGGGATTATATAGCAAAATAACCATATTTTAGCTTTAGATTCTATCTTTGAGGCATAAGCCAAATCTATCAACTTCATTTCTTAAGGTTAGATTCTATAAATTTGCTCACTTGATACTCACTCAGTCAAAATTAAGCAAAAAGTCGTTACAAGCCATTATCAAAATTACTTAGGAGTAGTATGCTTACTTTTATCTTTGCCATTGCGGTTTTTATTTTTATGGCGCTCATTGGACTTGGTTTGGTGAGCTTTTCTCTTAGTATTTTTGCCTTTGTGTTTGAAAAATATGTGCTTGTTTTGTTGAGTTTTTTTATCTTTTTGTATCGCATTATCACCTTTCCGCAAGCTCAGCCCGAAAGTAGTGAGGACGGCTCGCATCATAATTCTAAGATTTTGCTTGATGCGTATTCGGGCATAGATTCTCTTTTAAAAAGAGGCGAGGTTAATGAGGCTATAAATGTGGTGGAGAGGGATTTTCATAGTCGCTTAGAGCCGCAATATGCAAGCAAAGAATTTTTAGATTCTACATTTGCTAGGGCAAGAACTTTAGGCATAGCCTCTCTAAAATACGCTAAAGCCTATTTCTACACTACCATTTATCTCAAAAGATTGATACTTTTTCTTGTCTTTGTGCTGCCTTTTGTGATTGCCTATTTTGCCTGCTATTTTTATGCAAACTACGAGTATAAGACTAAAACTTTTGAGCGCACACAGAGCGTTTTTGTAAAAAATACAAAAGGCGTTTGGGAGGGATTAAAAAAATATGGCATTGAGATTAAGCAAGATTCTATATTTTTGTATGATAAATCTGTGCAGCTTTTCACCAAAGATACAAAGTCTTTTAGCAAGACTTGTGGCGCTTTGTGGGATATTTTCTTTGATGGAGTGGTAGATTTTGCGCTGCATGCGTTTTTGCTGGCTCTAACCATTGCTATAAATCCCGTGAGTCTGGTCATTATAATAATGTGGCTGTGCTATTTTGTGCTCTATCGCTTGATAAATGCTTTTAATTTGGGGACTAAAAGATTTGTGTATAGGCTCTATAACAGAGGCAGAATAGATGCGGGCGATAATCTGCTTAGAATGCCTGATGGCACGCTGCCATAGGCTTTAGATTCTATAAAATTTACACAATCCACTTTTTCATTTTTTTTAGATTCTGTGAGCAGAGCTTTTGCACAGAATCTAGCGCGAGATTCTATATATTTTACAGAATCTAGGGGGGATTTAGTAGGCATTGAGCGCTATTTTTACGCAAAATATGCTTAAATTAGTGCGCAAAGCTTGATTTTTTAGTAAAGCATTGTTATAATGGCAGCTTTTACTCTTTACATTTGAGTGATGCGGGAGTAGCTCAGTGGTAGAGCACAACCTTGCCAAGGTTGGGGTCGCGGGTTCGAACCCCGTCTCCCGCTCCAACTTGTTATAGAATCTATTAAATCCCTTAATCTTATTCATTGTGTGTTGGTTGTTTTGATAAGGGCTTAGTGTTATTTGAGTGTTATGATAAAGCCCGGGTGGTGAAATTGGTAGACACAAGGGACTTAAAATCCCTCGGACATTGCGTCTGTACCGGTTCAAGTCCGGTCTCGGGCACCACCTTAGATTCTCATTTATCCTAAAGCGGCGACATAGCCAAGTGGTAAGGCATGGGCCTGCAAAGCCTTGATTCCCCAGTTCGAATCTGGGTGTCGCCTCCAATGTGCATTATCATTAAATTGAGAGAAAGCTAAACGGGAGATGGCTGAGTGGTTGAAAGCGGCGGTCTTGAAAACCGTTGAGGGTCACACCTCCGGGGGTTCGAATCCCTCTCTCCCGGCCATTACGATTCTACACATTTTCTACAAAATCCCCCTTAATCATTTTCAGAATATAAATCTTACCAAATAACCATAGCATCGTGCTTTCAAAGTTTTAATGCTAGGCTTGTAAATTCTCATAGAATCATCTAAAATAACATAAAATAATGCAAAAAAATAAGGTTTTGGGGACAGAGTGGGGACAGAGTGGGGACAGGATTAGCCCCAAAAAGAGTCACAAACTCACATATTTAAGGGCTTTCCAAGCT
The sequence above is drawn from the Helicobacter jaachi genome and encodes:
- a CDS encoding polysaccharide deacetylase family protein, giving the protein MRSKYIIFFIAFAIALVVLILGIRAYLSALPKENQVGQAVVLPSLEWLKHKYANASPKQWGEHFEGITSLLPDSQTPVVYLTFDACSGAYDRDLINYLIEQQVEATLFINSRWIDKHLEDFLILAQNPLFSIQNHGTKHRPLSVNGKSIYNIKGTDSIQGVYEEIMDNDRKIFELTGKRARYFRSGTAYYDEVAVSIAKDLGYKIGGFDVLGDGGATFSKKHIIHQAQKARNGSIIIYHLNQPQSETFEGIKEVVPLLREKGFTFKKLP
- a CDS encoding DUF3240 family protein, translated to MGEPTFSIDIYFKHTLKDSIVDMLLEDGYDDFFYIHCAKYASSSLLESASEQVSGRQEYGLFKLFLSDEQKVQFITNKLLQAFGREHIRIYAHSVNLF
- a CDS encoding succinyldiaminopimelate transaminase, whose protein sequence is MLDTFQSYPFEKLRALLSQSTAPKEKQLFTLTIGEPQFPTPTNIIKAWQDSAPLLNKYPKSSGEDELKRAQLDFIRARFGLELHLGQIIPTFGTREVLFNFPQFYLFGKQTPTIAYPNPFYQIYEGAALAAKARIVLMNLTQKNNFSPLLSEQELKEVDLVILNSPNNPTGRILDLPSLSEWVQKALEYDFVIINDECYSEIYEHTKPPSILEACIHAGNPTFKNILALNSISKRSSAPGLRSGFIAGDESILAKYNLYRTYLGCALPLPLQKAATIAWSDMHTPESIRHIYAQNLSLAREILSLNKQQLCPYTFYVWLEVGDDEDFCKFAYEKYGVLTLPGSYLGRNSEGKGFVRIALVYDNDATKKALLALKDALHHYKSLK
- a CDS encoding endonuclease MutS2; this encodes MHYENLISRLDIYDFLAHFGSYFAREKSFVFEGDRQFYATLLQELDKGLNIELAPPPLLPKLDTPLVHLQKYGTLRLEEIFAFVQLVDYFCYLKRTLLESTPRAQAWLDKIIIPKALDEMRAIFDSNGQIKDGIYAQLDSLKLRIKQNKIQIDEQISRLLHTNALAPYLVDNNLHYINQNECLLLKAGYNHAIKGMVLERSNSGFFYLMPDSIIALKKEQNTLKDTLELSLYDICKDFSQMLKKHHAFLKFLNMAFDTFDHIYARLSFARANNLSFIYQMEHKQKDIILHEFSHPALQNPKPLSIAFKGDVLMITGVNAGGKTMLLKSILSACFLSKFLLPLKINPHHSQIPYFKHIVAIISDPQNSKNDISTFAGRMLEFSRILNTQNLLLGIDEIELGTDADEAASLYKVLLEHLLQNQAKVLLTTHHKHLSALMASNPRVQLCAAMYDIQAQKPLFSFLDGSIGKSYAFESAQIYGIPSSLIAQAKAAYGADKERLNELIERSSELELSLQAKQKELQASIASYEQKLEGLKAQEYAQKRAFEELKHNLESTYHKATQALKSALKTQDSKQMHKAFNNAHHILAQTPNPTPPKPPKKLKVGDRVKYKNTKGRILSINGNMGVVELDSGFKLKEKLEHLSFSSAPIITPKTPQIKVTHNKSAHIKLDLHGMRGEEAIEKLDEFLSSALIAGYDEVLVYHGIGSGILSKLVRDFLSTHPKILSFEDAPANMGGFGAKIIKL
- a CDS encoding anaerobic C4-dicarboxylate transporter; protein product: MGFLTDLSEGTQFAIQLVVVLACLFYGARKGGITLGLLGGIGIIVLVFAFHIKPGKPAIDVMLTILAVVVASATLQASGGLDVMLQIAERILRKNPKFLTILAPFVTCFLTILCGTGHVVYTIMPIIYDIAIKNNIRPERPMAAASVSSQMGIIASPVSVAVVSLTALLLNAPKPLHGFDGYINLLQITIPSTLFGVLMIGIFSWFRGKDLDKDEEFQAKLKDPEFRQYVYGDSKTLLGVKLPKKDWVAMWIFLGAIAAVALIGAFDALKPTWGQKYDYKATLHSVNGGDISIKWTPAGDNKGTLDLNSIGLGSKKGEDGKSALERAIESGQAEKLYKKDKLGNPEMDKISMVHIIQMFMLLAGALIIIFTNTDAKKIGTNEIFRSGMIALVAVFGISWMAETMFAVHTPMMKAALGDVVKAYPWTYAIMLLIISKFVNSQAAALAAFVPIALGIGVEPGIIVAFAAACYGYYILPTYPSDLATIQFDRTGTTHIGRFVINHSFILPGLIGVFSSCCIGYVLAKVAGYI
- the murC gene encoding UDP-N-acetylmuramate--L-alanine ligase; protein product: MKIHFIGIGGIGISGLAKYLRAQGVEISGSDIAEGNATKYLRAQGVEINIPHSAQAITNQDLVIHSAIIKPDNIEVQEAHKKGIKVLSRKEALAFILKEKRVFSVCGAHGKSTTSAILSSLFPQFGAIIGADSKEFGSNVREAKSECIIFEADESDKSFLNSNPYFAIIPNAEPEHMESYNHNLTEFYGAYDEFINKAKKRVFNLSDPYLKNLKNIESIALEPSTDIKNIQFYLHNDEPQTSFELKDYGSFHVWGFGEHTAQNAALAILCAIDELGLKALDSIKANLAHFKGIKKRFDILCKGQTTIIDDYAHHPTEITATLKSVAIYNALKPHAKVIAIWQPHKYSRVLDNLESFVRCFENGCDELVILPVWKAGEAHIDIDFATLFAKYNPTFATHLKLNNGHIELYNDKEHIKTLQDALIIGLGAGDITYQLRGEK
- the galE gene encoding UDP-glucose 4-epimerase GalE: MAYLLLTGAAGYIGSHTAYCFLKNTNYHLVIFDNLSTGFRENLAYLQECFAGRVSFVEGDLSDISTVDSVLERYKFEAVIHFAASIVVGESVLEPLKYYTNNTLNTTRLIASCVAHKVPKFIFSSTAAVYGEPDISLIPIDENAPLLPINPYGASKMMSERVLKDSALAYEGFKFVILRYFNVAGASMDNTQAILKAKKGLGQRSKNATHLIKVACECACGKRERMSIFGVDYPTKDGTCIRDYIHIDDLASAHLEALAYLDGGQSNIFNVGYSQGYSVKEVIKVVKEVSGVDFCVIESARREGDPIELSAKNDKILSLTQWKPRFNNLRQIVQSAYDWERSLA